The region GGTTTGGTCAGTGTCGACGGATCAATCACCGGGCCGGCGGAGGAGGTGCAGAGCATGATCACATCGGCGTCATGAATGGCCGCTTCACGACTGTCGACCAGGGTCAGGCGCGAGTCGAGTCCTTTGAGTTGTGCCAAGGCTTCGGGAGCCAGTTCGTTCAGGCCGGGTGAGTACAGGCTAATGCTCTGCCAGTCGCGCAGGTCCTTGACGTAGTGCAAGTGCGCCTGGGCCACCTTGCCGCTGCCGATAATGGCCAGGCGTTGGGCCTTCAGCAGGGCGAGGGCATCGACCGCCACGGCCGTGGTCGCGGCGGTGCGGGCGGTGGTCAGCTCGGCGGCATCGCAAAGCATCAATGGTTGGCCGGTTTGCATCGACATCAACAACGTCCACGCCGTTACCAGTGGCCCTTGTTCGCGCACGATGTAAGGCGAAGTCTTGACCCCGTAGACCCCATCCTCTGCCAGCACGCCCAGGTAATTGATGAAGTCGCCGGCACCTTTAGGAAATTCCACGAGTTGCTGCGCCGGTTGTACGGCTTGCCCGGCGGCCAGGTCGCGGAACAGCTTGCGCAGGATCTTCGGCACGTCGACCTGTGCCAATAGCTCGCAGGCCTGGGGTTGGGTGATCACATAAGGCGTACTGGGCATGGTCGGCTCCGGGAGCGATAAGTAAACTAATTTGTCCATTATGGACTTTTAGTCGTCTCGAGCAAGCTCCTGTTGAAAAAAGCCAGGCGAAAAAAAGCGCAGTCCGTTGCCGGCTGCGCCTCTTTCACTACGTTCCGATTTACGGACGTTTGCGCTCAACCGCCCGCAGTAGATGCGTCGGTGGCGTTTCACAGCTGATTTTTTTACCCAGCAACGCCTCGATGGACGGTAGCTGGTAGGAGTCGTCTTCACCGGCGAAGCTGATGGATACACCATCGGCACCCGCGCGACCGGTACGACCGATGCGGTGCACGTAGTCGTCCGGGACTTCCGGAAGGGTAAAGTTGATCACGTGACTGATGCCGTCGATGTGGATGCCGCGACCGGCAACATCGGTGGCTACCAGTACGCGGATCTTGCCTTCGCGGAAACCTTCCAGGGTCTTGATCCGTTTGTGCTGTGGCACATCGCCCGACAGTTGCGCGGCGTTGACGCCGTCGCGCACCAGGCGTTCTTCGATGCGCCGCACTTCATCCTTGCGATTGGCGAAGACCATCACCCGCTCCCAACCGTTGTCGGTGACCAGGTTGTAGAGCAGCTTGTACTTGTCGGCACCGGCTACGGCGTAGATGTGTTGCTCGACGTTTTCGCTGGCCACGTTCTGCGCTTCGATCTCGACGATCGACGGTTCGGTGGTCCATTGCTTGGCCAGGTTCATCACGTCTTCGGTGAAGGTCGCGGAGAACAGCAGTGTCTGACGCTCGTTCTTCGGCGGGGTCTGGCGAATGATCTGACGCACTTGTGGGATGAAACCCATGTCGAGCATCCGGTCGGCTTCGTCCAGGA is a window of Pseudomonas sp. 10S4 DNA encoding:
- a CDS encoding ornithine cyclodeaminase family protein; this encodes MPSTPYVITQPQACELLAQVDVPKILRKLFRDLAAGQAVQPAQQLVEFPKGAGDFINYLGVLAEDGVYGVKTSPYIVREQGPLVTAWTLLMSMQTGQPLMLCDAAELTTARTAATTAVAVDALALLKAQRLAIIGSGKVAQAHLHYVKDLRDWQSISLYSPGLNELAPEALAQLKGLDSRLTLVDSREAAIHDADVIMLCTSSAGPVIDPSTLTKPALITSISTNAPRAHEVPPQSLNDMQVFCDYRQTTPGSAGEMLIAGEQHGWDKSAIVGDLPELLSDRVLRPGYDRHVFFRSIGLGLEDIALANAIYQLNR